A genomic segment from Etheostoma spectabile isolate EspeVRDwgs_2016 chromosome 11, UIUC_Espe_1.0, whole genome shotgun sequence encodes:
- the prkra gene encoding interferon-inducible double-stranded RNA-dependent protein kinase activator A homolog isoform X1, producing the protein MSQEGYQSPALKADTSSNTHESQRTNPGKTPIQILHEYGTKSGNLPVYVMEKAEGEAHQPSFVFSVKIGDVSCTGIEQCRSSEEDEKQLQSCQCRGQGPSKKAAKHQAAEAALNILQIDAGAVNVPVKSESNGVVAETNNHPNSVGMLQELALQRGWRLPEYTVLMEAGPPHKREFTVTCRLESLSEKGVGNSKKAAKMAAAEKMVLKLQSLSGCSEITWTPKPSVRFENLRNSSAESICLLRRNPLSIPNTDYIQMMLELSKEQGFEVTYFDIDELTVNGQYQCLAELSTSPVTVCHGTGISCSNAHNDAAHSALQYIKIMASIK; encoded by the exons CTCGAATACACATGAATCGCAGAGGACCAACCCTGGGAAGACACCTATACAAATCCTACATGAATATGGTACCAAAAGTGGCAACCTCCCTGTGTATGTGATGGAGAAGGCGGAAGGAGAGGCTCACCAGCCCAGCTTCGTCTTTAGTGTGAAAATTGGAGATGTTAGCTGCACAG GGATAGAACAGTGCAGATCCAGCGAAGAGGATGAGAAGCAGTTGCAAAGCTGTCAGTGTCGAG gtcaAGGTCCTAGTAAAAAGGCAGCTAAACACCAGGCGGCAGAGGCTGCCCTGAATATTCTGCAGATAGATGCTGGAGCAGT GAACGTTCCTGTGAAATCTGAGAGTAATGGTGTTGTAGCAGAAACAAACAACCATCCCAACTCAGTGGGGATGCTGCAG GAGTTAGCATTACAGAGAGGATGGCGTCTTCCTGAATACACAGTTCTAATGGAGGCTGGTCCACCACACAAGAGAGAATTCACTGTTACTTGTCGATTGGAGTCACTTTCAGAGAAGG GTGTAGGAAATTCAAAAAAGGCAGCGAAAATGGCAGCTGCAGAGAAAATGGTGTTGAAGCTTCAAAGTCTGTCCGGCTGTTCGGAAATCACATGG actCCAAAACCAAGCGTCCGGTTTGAGAACTTAAGGAACTCATCAGCAGAGAGTATATGTTTACTGAGAAGAAACCCGCTGAGCATTCCCAACACAGATTATATTCAGATGATGTTGGAGCTGTCCAAGGAGCAGGGCTTTGAGGTCACATACTTTGACATTG ATGAGCTGACGGTGAACGGTCAGTACCAGTGCCTGGCAGAGTTGTCCACCTCCCCGGTCACCGTTTGCCACGGCACCGGCATTTCCTGTAGCAACGCTCACAACGACGCAGCACACAGCGCCCTCCAGTACATCAAGATCATGGCCTCCATCAAGTAA
- the prkra gene encoding interferon-inducible double-stranded RNA-dependent protein kinase activator A homolog isoform X2, giving the protein MSQEGYQSPALKADTSSNTHESQRTNPGKTPIQILHEYGTKSGNLPVYVMEKAEGEAHQPSFVFSVKIGDVSCTGQGPSKKAAKHQAAEAALNILQIDAGAVNVPVKSESNGVVAETNNHPNSVGMLQELALQRGWRLPEYTVLMEAGPPHKREFTVTCRLESLSEKGVGNSKKAAKMAAAEKMVLKLQSLSGCSEITWTPKPSVRFENLRNSSAESICLLRRNPLSIPNTDYIQMMLELSKEQGFEVTYFDIDELTVNGQYQCLAELSTSPVTVCHGTGISCSNAHNDAAHSALQYIKIMASIK; this is encoded by the exons CTCGAATACACATGAATCGCAGAGGACCAACCCTGGGAAGACACCTATACAAATCCTACATGAATATGGTACCAAAAGTGGCAACCTCCCTGTGTATGTGATGGAGAAGGCGGAAGGAGAGGCTCACCAGCCCAGCTTCGTCTTTAGTGTGAAAATTGGAGATGTTAGCTGCACAG gtcaAGGTCCTAGTAAAAAGGCAGCTAAACACCAGGCGGCAGAGGCTGCCCTGAATATTCTGCAGATAGATGCTGGAGCAGT GAACGTTCCTGTGAAATCTGAGAGTAATGGTGTTGTAGCAGAAACAAACAACCATCCCAACTCAGTGGGGATGCTGCAG GAGTTAGCATTACAGAGAGGATGGCGTCTTCCTGAATACACAGTTCTAATGGAGGCTGGTCCACCACACAAGAGAGAATTCACTGTTACTTGTCGATTGGAGTCACTTTCAGAGAAGG GTGTAGGAAATTCAAAAAAGGCAGCGAAAATGGCAGCTGCAGAGAAAATGGTGTTGAAGCTTCAAAGTCTGTCCGGCTGTTCGGAAATCACATGG actCCAAAACCAAGCGTCCGGTTTGAGAACTTAAGGAACTCATCAGCAGAGAGTATATGTTTACTGAGAAGAAACCCGCTGAGCATTCCCAACACAGATTATATTCAGATGATGTTGGAGCTGTCCAAGGAGCAGGGCTTTGAGGTCACATACTTTGACATTG ATGAGCTGACGGTGAACGGTCAGTACCAGTGCCTGGCAGAGTTGTCCACCTCCCCGGTCACCGTTTGCCACGGCACCGGCATTTCCTGTAGCAACGCTCACAACGACGCAGCACACAGCGCCCTCCAGTACATCAAGATCATGGCCTCCATCAAGTAA